Part of the bacterium genome, GTGAAAAGCCATTTGTGCGGATTAAAGCAATAGCTGTCGGCTGAATCCAGTCCGATGAAGAAACAGCGGAATTCGGGGCATACCGTCGCGCTGCCGGCCATGGCGCCGTCGACGTGCAGCCATAATTTTTCCGCCTGACAGATGCGGCCGATCTCAGGCAATGGATCCATGGCATTGACAGAGGTGGTGCCCACCGTGGCGGCGACGAAAAACGGCGTCAGGCCTCTCTCGCGATCCAGTCGAATCGCCTCGGTCAGGGCGTCCGGCCGCATAGCGTACCGCGCATCGGTCGGAATCAGCCGGAGGTTTTCAGCACCAATGCCGGCCAACTTGATGGCTTTTTCAATGGATGAATGGGCCTGGGTCGAAGTGTAGGCCGTAAGCCGGCCGTTGCAGCCATGGCGGTTGCTGGCAAATTCAGTGACGCGTTCGCGCGCGGCAACGATGGCGCACAGCGCGCCGCTGGAGGCGGATTCCTGAATCACGCCTCCGCCTGCCGAATCGGATTTTAATCCGGTTGGCAAACCCATCATGTCCACCAGCCAATCCATGACATGGGTTTCCAGCTCTGTGCAGGCCGGGCTGGTGGCCCAGAGCATGCCCTGAACGCCCAAGCCGGCTGAGAGCAGTTCACCAAGGACCGCTGGATAAGAGCTGTTGGAGGGGAAGAAAGCGAAAAAATTGGGCGACTGCCAGTGGGTCACTCCCGGAAGAATGATCCGCTCCACATCGTGCATCATGGCGGAAAAAGGCTCGCCGGTTCGCGGTGGATGTTTGGGGAGCTGCCGGCGGACATCCCCGGGCCGATTTTGCGACAACACCGGCAGAGTTTCCACCGTCTCAT contains:
- a CDS encoding aspartate aminotransferase family protein, giving the protein MTADDFRKHGHALIDWIAHYYETVETLPVLSQNRPGDVRRQLPKHPPRTGEPFSAMMHDVERIILPGVTHWQSPNFFAFFPSNSSYPAVLGELLSAGLGVQGMLWATSPACTELETHVMDWLVDMMGLPTGLKSDSAGGGVIQESASSGALCAIVAARERVTEFASNRHGCNGRLTAYTSTQAHSSIEKAIKLAGIGAENLRLIPTDARYAMRPDALTEAIRLDRERGLTPFFVAATVGTTSVNAMDPLPEIGRICQAEKLWLHVDGAMAGSATVCPEFRCFFIGLDSADSYCFNPHKWLFTNFDCDCFFVRDRAVLIRALTILPEYLRNQATESGAVIDYRDWQVSLGRRFRALKLWFVIRHYGVEGLQYHIRRHVRWAQTFAA